The Besnoitia besnoiti strain Bb-Ger1 chromosome IV, whole genome shotgun sequence genome contains a region encoding:
- a CDS encoding hypothetical protein (encoded by transcript BESB_056640), which yields MGPGADGSYGMMTGMPGEPSRMRSGGAQSCARGPPLASERDRSPFPGPSSKRQRRYYDEYSYRGGERGVSNRGSSSPEPASSSMLRRDRRRSPPFYGGPAADRRGGGPGDHGMTALPPGGASRGGLGDGKPPLLDEDEREGGKGLGMRRDLSGGSPAGLDADGSPPAGPGRGRGSLSLERKRGDGRRSGCRGSIDQGEPTGKLGSGRREAGGGGDDDEDAGQLLMVCRVLKQGQRLCNMSAKFVGGDPNIRPPGVLDVNQRANLDRLQTHLRRGRQGVSSPHGGEGALRYSIWQLGADTRQDSRQYDELCDYFINKERVGLLESPSQAIYMVPPNPKYIKPLNLPDANFMYAYVIAK from the exons ATGGGCCCCGGCGCAGACGGAAGCTACGGAATGATGACGGGCATGCCAG GTGAGCCGTCCCGAATGCGgagtggcggcgcgcagagctgcgctCGTGGCCCTCCCCTCGCTTCCGAGCGCGACCGCTCCCCGTTCCCAGGTCCGAGCAgcaagaggcagcggcgctacTACGACGAATACAGTTACcggggcggcgagcgcggcgtgaGCAACCGCGGCAGCTCGTCCCCGGAGCCTGCTTCGTCGTCAATGCTCAGGCGAGACAgacggcggtcgccgccgttcTACGGCGGCCCTGCCGCAgaccgcagaggaggagggcctGGCGACCACGGGATGACCGCCCTCCCTCCAGGTGGCGCGTCGCGAGGAGGTCTCGGAGACGGCAAGCCCCCGCTgctcgacgaagacgagcgcgagggcggtAAGGGGCTGGGGATGCGCAGGGACCTCAGCGGGGGCTCTCCCGCGGGCCTGGACGCCGACGGCTCCCCGCCAGCAGGCCCAGGGCGGGGCCGAGGCAGTCTGAGCCTGGAGCGAAAGAGAGGAGAtggacggcgcagcggctgccgcggcagcaTCGACCAGGGCGAACCGACAGGCAAACTGGGCTCAGGCCGTAGAGAGGCGGGAGGCggtggcgacgacgacgaagacgccggccAACTGCTCATGGTGTGCAGAGTCCTCAAACAAGGCCAAAGGCTCTGCAACATGTCCGCGAAATTCGTCGGAGGAGACCCCAACATTCGGCC GCCTGGCGTCCTCGACGTGAACCAGCGAGCGAACCTGGATCGGCTGCAGACACAtcttcggcgcgggcgccagggTGTGTCTTCGCCCcatggaggcgaaggcgcgctgcgctACTCGATTTGGCAACTCGGGGCCGACACCCGGCAGGACAGCCGGCAGTACGACGAGTTGTGCGACTACTTCATCAACAAAGAGCGCGTTGGCCTCTTGGAGAGCCCCAGCCAGGCGATCTACATGGTGCCTCCCAACCCGAAGTACATCAAGCCGCTGAAC CTCCCGGACGCGAATTTTATGTACGCTTACGTCATCGCCAAGTGA